The proteins below are encoded in one region of Salvelinus fontinalis isolate EN_2023a chromosome 10, ASM2944872v1, whole genome shotgun sequence:
- the LOC129863694 gene encoding dnaJ homolog subfamily B member 5-like: MVLIWTQFGVKTKNGKCKVRVMNRNDSSGSSSGENQKDQEVPVLSRPMGKDFYKVLGVESDSNEDDIKKAYRKMALKFHPDKNSAADAADKFKEIAEAYEILTDSKKRVIYDQFGEEGLKNGGGVSMAGKENNPHHYSYHGDAHETFSTFFQGSDHFDIFFGPDGEEELFKPFNRFTFSKGDGYHGNYGPNGEKLRGGRRQGVAVVHDLLVTLEEVFHGCSKHMKITRHRLNPDGRSLRTEDKVLNVVVKKGWKEGTKITFPREGDETANSIPADVAFVLKDKKHPHYKRDGSNLVYTAKISLKEALCGCTVNVPTLDNRTMPLPCSDVIKPGAIRRLRGEGLPHAKTPTTRGDLVVEFQVAFPDRIPPQSKEIIKHSLIGC, encoded by the exons ATGGTTCTGATCTGGACCCAGTTTGGAGTGAAAACCAAAAATGGAAAGTGCAAGGTCCGCGTTATGAACAGAAATGACAGCTCGGGCTCTTCATCAGGG GAGAACCAGAAGGACCAAGAGGTACCCGTTCTGTCCAGGCCTATGGGGAAGGATTTCTACAAGGTCCTGGGTGTCGAGTCTGACTCCAACGAAGACGACATCAAGAAGGCGTACAGGAAGATGGCCCTGAAGTTTCACCCCGACAAGAACAGCGCTGCGGACGCCGCGGACAAGTTTAAAGAGATTGCAGAAGCTTATGAGATTCTGACCGACTCCAAGAAAAGGGTCATCTATGATCAGTTTGGAGAAGAAG GTCTCAAGAACGGAGGCGGGGTGTCCATGGCAGGCAAAGAGAACAACCCCCATCACTATAGTTACCACGGCGATGCCCACGAGACCTTCTCAACATTCTTCCAGGGCTCCGACCACTTCGACATCTTCTTCGGGCCCGACGGCGAGGAGGAGCTTTTCAAACCCTTTAACCGTTTCACCTTCAGTAAAGGTGACGGTTACCATGGTAACTACGGCCCCAACGGCGAGAAACTTCGCGGCGGGCGACGGCAGGGCGTGGCGGTGGTGCACGACCTCCTGGTGACCCTGGAAGAGGTGTTCCACGGCTGCTCGAAGCACATGAAGATCACGCGGCACCGCCTCAACCCAGATGGCCGCAGCCTTCGCACCGAGGACAAGGTCCTGAACGTGGTGGTGAaaaagggatggaaggagggtaCCAAGATCACCTTTCCCAGAGAGGGTGATGAGACGGCCAATAGCATACCCGCCGACGTGGCCTTCGTCCTCAAGGACAAGAAACACCCCCACTACAAGAGGGACGGGTCCAACTTAGTCTATACGGCAAAGATCAGCCTCAAAGAA gCTCTATGTGGATGCACAGTCAACGTCCCCACCCTTGACAACAGGACGATGCCACTACCGTGCAGTGACGTCATCAAGCCCGGCGCCATCCGGCGGCTGAGGGGCGAGGGGCTGCCCCA